In Nicotiana tabacum cultivar K326 chromosome 19, ASM71507v2, whole genome shotgun sequence, one DNA window encodes the following:
- the LOC142173577 gene encoding uncharacterized protein LOC142173577, with protein MAEDSELWDIICDQPFVLMKTIRELAVTVPKTRKEYNDADHKAIEKNFRANNILVCGIRPDEYNMISACQSDNEIWEALQTTHEGTTQVKHSKIDMLTNEYELFRMKNDESIQDMHTLFTSIINELHYVGEIIPSNKFIMKILSALPSSWESKVNTITEAKDLQRLTIDELIGTMKTYEMKK; from the coding sequence atggctgaagattcagaGCTCTGGGATATTATCTGTGATCAGCCCTTCGTCCTTATGAAGACCATTCGCGAATTAGCAGTGACAGTTCCCAAGACAAGGAAGGAGTACAATGATGCTGACCATAAAGCTATAGAGAAGAACTTCCGAGCAAATAATATCCTCGTCTGTGGTATTAGACCAGACGAATACAACATGATCTCTGCCTGTCAATCAGACAATGAGATCTGGGAAGCTCTACAAACAACACACGAAGGAACAACTCAAGTCAAGCATTCGAAGATCGACATGCTCACTAATGAGTATGAACTTTTCAGGATGAAGAATGATGAATCCATTCAGGACATGCACACTCTATTCACCTCTATCATCAATGAGCTCCACTATGTAGGAGAGATCATTCCAAGTAACAAATTTATCATGAAAATACTCAGTGCATTACCAAGTTCGTGGGAAAGTAAAGTAAATACTATCACGGAGGCAAAAGATCTGCAAAGGTtgaccattgatgaactcattggaactatgaagacctatgaAATGAAGAAGTAG